Proteins from a single region of Carassius carassius chromosome 37, fCarCar2.1, whole genome shotgun sequence:
- the LOC132117994 gene encoding microtubule-associated protein RP/EB family member 1-like has protein sequence MAVNVYSTSVTSDNLSRHDMLAWINESLQMNFTKIELLCSGAAYCQFMDMLFPGCIPLKKVKFGAKLEHEYIHNFKILQAAFKRMGVDKIILVDKLVKGKFQDNFEFVQWFKKFFDANYDGKDYDPVEARQGQDTMPLPNPTMPALSKPRKIMNAAPQRAVVAKVTPKMAPGSARRPGAGGDEERAELIQELNILKSTIQDMEKERDFYFGKLRNIELICQEKEGEGDPTLQRIVDILYATDEGFVIPDAESEDQEEF, from the exons ATGGCTGTGAACGTTTATTCCACTTCAGTGACTAGCGACAATCTGAGTCGCCATGACATGCTCGCGTGGATCAACGAGTCTCTACAGATGAACTTCACCAAGATCGAGCTTTTATGTTCAG GTGCAGCCTACTGTCAGTTCATGGACATGTTGTTTCCAGGCTGCATACCGTTGAAGAAAGTAAAATTTGGTGCAAAGTTAGAGCATGAATACATTCACAATTTTAAGATATTGCAGGCCGCCTTCAAGAGGATGGGCGTTGACAAA ATTATCCTGGTTGACAAGTTGGTGAAGGGCAAATTTCAAGACAATTTTGAATTTGTTCAGTGGTTTAAGAAGTTCTTTGATGCCAATTATGATGGAAAAGACTATGACCCAGTGGAAGCGCGACAAGGCCAGGACACCATGCCTTTACCCAACCCAACCATGCCTGCCCTCAGCAAGCCCAGGAAGATCATGAATGCAG CACCACAGAGAGCAGTGGTTGCAAAGGTAACACCCAAGATGGCACCTGGCTCTGCACGGAGACCTGGTGCTGGTGGTGATGAGGAGAGGGCGGAGCTTATTCAAGAG TTAAACATCTTGAAGTCTACAATCCAGGACATGGAGAAGGAGCGGGACTTTTACTTTGGCAAACTGAGGAACATTGAGCTGATCTGTCAAGAGAAGGAGGGGGAGGGAGACCCCACCCTGCAGAGGATTGTTGATATTCTCTATGCCACAGAC gAGGGGTTTGTCATACCAGACGCTGAGTCAGAGGACCAGGAAGAGTTCTAA